A part of Liolophura sinensis isolate JHLJ2023 chromosome 1, CUHK_Ljap_v2, whole genome shotgun sequence genomic DNA contains:
- the LOC135461894 gene encoding leishmanolysin-like peptidase isoform X1, with amino-acid sequence MAFVWLLLLFLIIVPTLTVTAHSCSHRIPAEHEVVHGVHLEEEHVIRKRSADQPLRIYLHYDHSVDDLTSVQRDVLKRNVLPTAVNYWESTLKVRQNRAPIKLQRKCIQGKVQYHTVWSMDRQVSQTPYCVLSCVANTMCGEVIIPQEHLEACYTCSGSVLCEKKGITGPGVHNTDFILYISAVQSDRCHLGSTVAYAAHCQLEHALDRPVAGYINICPGTLSTTAHDLHQTISTVKHEILHALGFTAGLYAFYRDPLGNPLTPRRGPTNKPIFNETMGVHMWSEKVVKAITRPMWMVASGNIPKQVHLLVTPRVVEETRRHFNCSTLEGAELEDQGILGTTLTHWEKRVFENEAMTGTYTQNPVFSRITLALMEDTGWYRVNYDNAEELLWGKNLGCDFVKKSCMEWMVRRKEMKESLHPYCDNPKEGLLLTECSMNRESVALCNLVEYPPSRPIPRQFQYFRDIPSIPGSDPRDFGGSVFLADYCPFIQDFTWKSGDMALRTSKCTDPANNIEPKLNYLLEKYGAKSACFNHAGFFVLKHCHESTSPQHGGSGCYQYTCRNGTGLSLQVASRSYLCSYMGQKVKVFGTSKSWLHQGEIICPSCAELCSKHDVVCPAESEQSAHPTSPLVLPDAPCFGTIGQASQHSSFVIWMVIIPNLLSFLTGLLMTW; translated from the exons ATGGCTTTTgtatggttgttgttgttgtttctgatCATTGTCCCCACATTGACAGTGACAGCCCATTCCTGCTCACATCGCATACCCGCCGAGCATGAG GTTGTACATGGTGTTCACTTAGAAGAGGAGCATGTGATCAGGAAGAGAAGTGCAGACCAGCCGTTGAGGATTTACCTTCATTATGACCACAGTGTTGATGATCTGACTTCTGTGCAAAGAGATGTTCTAAAG AGAAATGTACTTCCAACAGCTGTCAACTACTGGGAAAGCACACTCAAAGTTCGTCAGAACCGCGCCCCTATCAAATTACAAAG AAAGTGTATCCAGGGTAAGGTTCAGTACCACACAGTGTGGTCAATGGACAGACAGGTGAGCCAGACACCATACTGTGTACTGTCCTGTGTGGCCAACACCATGTGTGGAGAAGTCATTATCCCGCAAGAACACCTTGAG gCGTGTTACACTTGTTCGGGCAGTGTGCTTTGTGAGAAGAAAGGCATTACCGGACCTGGTGTGCACAACACAGACTTTATCCTCTACATCTCAGCTGTCCAGTCTGATCGCTGCCACCTGGGCTCTACTGTGGCTTATGCAGCTCACTGTCAGCTGGAACATGCCCTTGACAG ACCTGTGGCTGGGTACATCAACATTTGCCCCGGGACTTTATCTACCACTGCACACGATCTCCATCAGACTATCTCCACTGTTAAACATGAAATTCTACATGCTCTG GGGTTTACAGCTGGTCTGTATGCATTCTACAGAGATCCTTTAGGAAATCCTTTAACTCCAAGAAGAGGACCCACAAACAAACCCATCTTCAATGAAAC TATGGGTGTGCACATGTGGAGTGAGAAGGTTGTCAAGGCTATCACCAGGCCTATGTGGATGGTGGCATCTGGAAACATCCCCAAACAGGTTCATCTCCTCGTCACTCCCCGAGTTGTG GAAGAAACCCGGCGACACTTTAACTGCTCAACTCTGGAAGGAGCCGAGCTAGAAGACCAGGGCATTCTGGGAACGACACTTACCCACTGGGAAAAACGGGTGTTTGAA AATGAGGCTATGACTGGGACCTACACTCAGAACCCAGTCTTCTCCAGGATCACATTAGCATTGATGGAGGATACAGG atggTACAGAGTGAACTATGATAATGCTGAAGAGTTGTTGTGGGGTAAAAACCTTGGCTGTGATTTTGTGAAGAAGAGCTGTATGGAGTGGATGGTCAGGCGAAAGGAAAT GAAGGAGAGCTTGCACCCTTACTGTGATAATCCAAAGGAGGGTTTGCTTCTCACAGAGTGCTCTATGAACAGGGAATCTGTGGCCTTGTGTAATCTGGTGGAGTACCCTCCCAGTAGACCCATTCCTAGGCAGTTTCAG TACTTCCGTGACATCCCTTCCATCCCGGGGAGCGACCCTCGGGACTTTGGTGGGTCCGTGTTCCTGGCGGATTACTGTCCCTTTATACAG GACTTTACGTGGAAGTCTGGAGATATGGCACTAAGAACCTCCAAGTGTACTGATCCTGCTAATAACATAG AGCCAAAATTAAACTACCTGCTGGAAAAATATGGTGCAAAGTCTGCTTGCTTTAACCATGCTGGTTTCTTCGTGCTGAAGCATTGTCATGAGAGCACTAGTCCCCAGCATGGAGGCAGTGGCTGTTATCAG TATACCTGCCGTAATGGCACTGGCCTATCTCTGCAAGTTGCCAGCAGATCCTACCTATGTAGTTACATGGGCCAGAAAGTCAAGGTGTTTGGTACTTCAAAAAGCTGGCTTcatcaaggggagataatctgtCCGTCATGTGCCGAATTATGCAGT aaACATGATGTGGTGTGTCCAGCAGAGAGTGAACAGTCTGCCCACCCAACTTCCCCACTGGTATTACCAGATGCCCCATGTTTCGGTACAATAGGGCAAGCTTCTCAGCACTCCTCATTCGTGATTTGGATGGTTATAATACCAAACCTCCTAAGTTTCCTTACTGGGCTGCTAATGACATGGTGA
- the LOC135461894 gene encoding leishmanolysin-like peptidase isoform X2, with protein sequence MDRQVSQTPYCVLSCVANTMCGEVIIPQEHLEACYTCSGSVLCEKKGITGPGVHNTDFILYISAVQSDRCHLGSTVAYAAHCQLEHALDRPVAGYINICPGTLSTTAHDLHQTISTVKHEILHALGFTAGLYAFYRDPLGNPLTPRRGPTNKPIFNETMGVHMWSEKVVKAITRPMWMVASGNIPKQVHLLVTPRVVEETRRHFNCSTLEGAELEDQGILGTTLTHWEKRVFENEAMTGTYTQNPVFSRITLALMEDTGWYRVNYDNAEELLWGKNLGCDFVKKSCMEWMVRRKEMKESLHPYCDNPKEGLLLTECSMNRESVALCNLVEYPPSRPIPRQFQYFRDIPSIPGSDPRDFGGSVFLADYCPFIQDFTWKSGDMALRTSKCTDPANNIEPKLNYLLEKYGAKSACFNHAGFFVLKHCHESTSPQHGGSGCYQYTCRNGTGLSLQVASRSYLCSYMGQKVKVFGTSKSWLHQGEIICPSCAELCSKHDVVCPAESEQSAHPTSPLVLPDAPCFGTIGQASQHSSFVIWMVIIPNLLSFLTGLLMTW encoded by the exons ATGGACAGACAGGTGAGCCAGACACCATACTGTGTACTGTCCTGTGTGGCCAACACCATGTGTGGAGAAGTCATTATCCCGCAAGAACACCTTGAG gCGTGTTACACTTGTTCGGGCAGTGTGCTTTGTGAGAAGAAAGGCATTACCGGACCTGGTGTGCACAACACAGACTTTATCCTCTACATCTCAGCTGTCCAGTCTGATCGCTGCCACCTGGGCTCTACTGTGGCTTATGCAGCTCACTGTCAGCTGGAACATGCCCTTGACAG ACCTGTGGCTGGGTACATCAACATTTGCCCCGGGACTTTATCTACCACTGCACACGATCTCCATCAGACTATCTCCACTGTTAAACATGAAATTCTACATGCTCTG GGGTTTACAGCTGGTCTGTATGCATTCTACAGAGATCCTTTAGGAAATCCTTTAACTCCAAGAAGAGGACCCACAAACAAACCCATCTTCAATGAAAC TATGGGTGTGCACATGTGGAGTGAGAAGGTTGTCAAGGCTATCACCAGGCCTATGTGGATGGTGGCATCTGGAAACATCCCCAAACAGGTTCATCTCCTCGTCACTCCCCGAGTTGTG GAAGAAACCCGGCGACACTTTAACTGCTCAACTCTGGAAGGAGCCGAGCTAGAAGACCAGGGCATTCTGGGAACGACACTTACCCACTGGGAAAAACGGGTGTTTGAA AATGAGGCTATGACTGGGACCTACACTCAGAACCCAGTCTTCTCCAGGATCACATTAGCATTGATGGAGGATACAGG atggTACAGAGTGAACTATGATAATGCTGAAGAGTTGTTGTGGGGTAAAAACCTTGGCTGTGATTTTGTGAAGAAGAGCTGTATGGAGTGGATGGTCAGGCGAAAGGAAAT GAAGGAGAGCTTGCACCCTTACTGTGATAATCCAAAGGAGGGTTTGCTTCTCACAGAGTGCTCTATGAACAGGGAATCTGTGGCCTTGTGTAATCTGGTGGAGTACCCTCCCAGTAGACCCATTCCTAGGCAGTTTCAG TACTTCCGTGACATCCCTTCCATCCCGGGGAGCGACCCTCGGGACTTTGGTGGGTCCGTGTTCCTGGCGGATTACTGTCCCTTTATACAG GACTTTACGTGGAAGTCTGGAGATATGGCACTAAGAACCTCCAAGTGTACTGATCCTGCTAATAACATAG AGCCAAAATTAAACTACCTGCTGGAAAAATATGGTGCAAAGTCTGCTTGCTTTAACCATGCTGGTTTCTTCGTGCTGAAGCATTGTCATGAGAGCACTAGTCCCCAGCATGGAGGCAGTGGCTGTTATCAG TATACCTGCCGTAATGGCACTGGCCTATCTCTGCAAGTTGCCAGCAGATCCTACCTATGTAGTTACATGGGCCAGAAAGTCAAGGTGTTTGGTACTTCAAAAAGCTGGCTTcatcaaggggagataatctgtCCGTCATGTGCCGAATTATGCAGT aaACATGATGTGGTGTGTCCAGCAGAGAGTGAACAGTCTGCCCACCCAACTTCCCCACTGGTATTACCAGATGCCCCATGTTTCGGTACAATAGGGCAAGCTTCTCAGCACTCCTCATTCGTGATTTGGATGGTTATAATACCAAACCTCCTAAGTTTCCTTACTGGGCTGCTAATGACATGGTGA